The genomic interval GGCCCATGTCATTCGAGACGGAACCGAAACCGAGATTCCGGCGTCGGAACTCGTTCCTGGAGATCTGGTCACGATTGCTGCCGGAGAACGTGTCCCCGCAGATGGACGGATTATCGAATGCGCACGATTGCAAGTTGTCGAAGCGGCACTGACGGGCGAGTCACTCGCCGTCACCAAAACGCCCGATCCCATTCTCGACAAGGATGCGTCTCTGGGTGATCGACTCAACATGGCCTTTCTGGGAACGACCATCACAGACGGTCGCGGCCGAATGTTGGTCACCAGTACTGGGGCACGCACCGAGATGGGCAAGATTGGCATGTTGATCGACGAAGCCATTTCGCCCGAGACACCACTCGAGCAGAAACTCGCCCGTCTGGGACGACTGTTAATCGTACTCGTGTCGGTCCTGTGCGCGGTGATCGTCGTCGCAGGCTGGCTCCGCGGACTTGAGGACTTCTGGCATATGCTTGAAGTCGGCATCTCGCTGGCAATCGCCGCGGTCCCAGAAGGACTTCCCGCCGTCACAACCATGACGTTGGCCCTGGGAATGCAACGAATGGCGCGAATGCGTGCCCTCGTTCGTCGACTGCCGGCCGTCGAGACACTCGGATCGGTCACAGTGATCTGTACTGACAAAACCGGCACGCTGACTCAAAACGAGATGACCGTCTGCGTTTTTGCACTGGACGACTGCGACGTGAAAGTCACGGGAGCCGGGTACGCGCCAATCGGAACGTTTCAGCTGGCCGGCAAAGAGATCGTGGCACGTTCCGATGAACGTTTGAGCCTGGCGCTTCGAATCGGTTCGCTTTGCAATGATGCCAAGATGGATCGCGCTCATGGAGATGACGCGGTTCTGGGCGATCCCACGGAAGCCGCCTTGATCGTCGTCGCCGAGAAGGCGGGATTGAATCAAGCGAATCTGGCTCGCGAATTCCCTCGAATCAGCGAGGTCCCGTTCGACAGCACCACAAAGCAAATGGTCACCGTCCACACGACAGCCGATGGGCACAAGATCGCCTTCTTGAAGGGCTCGCCGGGAACGCTCATTGCCGCAAGCACGTCGCAAGTGGGAATATCAGGATCGGTGCCACTAACATCAAACGCCCGTCAGCGATGGGAAGAAACCAACGTCAGAATGGCGGGCGAGGCATTGCGAGTTCTCGGGCTGGCATTCCGAGAGTTGCCGGACACATTCGACGAAGCAGAACTGACGCGTGACCTCACCTTCGTGGGACTGGTCGGAATGAGTGACCCGTTGCGCGAGCAGGCACTTTCGGCCATCACCACCTGTCGTCAGGCAGGAATCCGGACCGTCATGATCACGGGTGACCAACAGGCCACGGCCGCCGAGATCGCTCGACAACTCGGAATTGACCATGATCTTGATGGACGACCGCTACGCGTCGTGCACGGACGCGAACTGACGGGCCTTGACGCCGCGGGTTGGCAAAAGATGGTGACGGAAGCTGCGGTATTTGCCCGTGTGTCTCCCGAGCACAAGCTGCTGATTGTTGAGGCACTTCAACAACAAAAGCAAGTCGTCGCGATGACGGGTGATGGCGTGAACGATGCGCCCGCTTTAAAGAAGGCCGACATTGGAATTGCGATGGGACAGTCTGGAACCGACGTCGCCAAAGAAAATGCCGATCTTGTCATCACCGATGATAACTTCGCCTCCATCGTCAGCGCGGTTGAACAGGGGCGAGTCATTTATGGAAACATCCAGCGATTCCTGCACTACCTGCTTTCCTGCAACTTTTCAGAAATCATGACGGTCTTCTTCGCACTGATGATTGGCTGGCCGCTTCCGCTCGCCGCCCTTCAGATCTTGTGGCTGAACTTGATCACGGACGTCTTTCCGGCATTTGCCTTGGCATTGGAGCCGTCAGCCCCAGACGTGATGAAACGTCGGCCGCGAGATCCGGAAGAGTCACTTCTTTCCGTGCCGTTTATTGGCCTTCTCGTCTGGCAAGGAATGCTGTTAACAGGGGTCACTCTACTGGCCTTCGGCATCGGAATGTCGTGGCATGGGATCGACAAAGATGGATCGGGTGCCGCGACCACGATTGCCTTCATGACACTTGCTCTGTCACAGGTCTTTCACGTATTCAATGCGCGGTCACAACATCGATCGGCATTCACCGGCCGCCTGTTCACAAATGGTTGGCTCTGGCTGGCCGTGGCAATTTGCCTGATTCTGCAATTCTCTGCTATTTACCTGCCGCCGCTTCAGCGAGTGCTGCATACTGTCAACTTGTCCCTCGCGGATTTGGGACTGATCGCCGTCTGCTCGCTGTTACCGGTCGCTGTCGTCGAACTCGTCAAAACGATCCAGCGATTCGTAGCTCGTTCCGCACATCCCTGATTGAATCACGTCGTTTGCAAGCCGATTGCCAATCGCATCTGCCGAACCGCTCACTCGCGACATTCACACACTTAACGAACTCCGTCGACTTCGGTCGGCAGGCCATGGGCACAAGACGCCGCTGGCAAACACTATTGGGGCGATTGATGGATTCCGTACTGAAGCAAGATTCGATTTCCGAGTGGAAACAGTTCTGGAAGGCCCGCAGCATGCTGGTCATCGCCATCATGGCCTTGAGTGGAATTCTGCTTCATCTACTGTTTCGATACGGAATGGGACTCGAAACGTTCATCTATGACCTTCCACTGTGGACAGTCCTCATCCTGGGAGGAATTCCGCTCATCTATGGCTTGCTGAAAAAAGTTATCAAGCTGGAATTTGGATCTGATCTGCTGGCCGGACTCTCGATCGCCACCGCTGTGCTGCTCGGAGAATACCTGGCCGGGGCCATTGTCGTGCTGATGCTTTCCGGTGGAGAAGCCCTCGAAAGTTACGCCATTCGCAGCGCGTCATCCGTGCTGCAGGCACTGGCAAAACGAATGCCGTCCGTCTGCCACCGACGGCAAGACGGGCAGTTGCAGGATGTCGCACTCAGCGAGGTCGTGGTCGGCGATATTTTGGTGCTCTTCCCCCACGACATCTGTCCGGTGGACGGTGTCGTCACTGAAGGGCGTGGGATCATGGATGAGGCGTTTCTGACCGGTGAGCCCTTTCAGATCTCGAAGACCCCGGGTTCGGAAGTCATTTCAGGGGCCATCAACGGCGAAGCGGCACTCACCATTCGAGCGACGCGTCCCGCTACGGATTCCCGCTACGCGAAGATCATGCAAGTGATGCGATCGGCAGAGCAAAACCGGCCGCGAATGCGTCGATTGGGTGACACGCTCGGTGCGTTCTACACGCCGTTCGCCGTATTGATCGCGCTTTTCGCCTGGGCGATCAGCGGTCAATCGCAACGATTCTTGGCGGTACTTGTCGTTGCCACGCCGTGCCCGCTGCTCATCGGCATTCCGGTTGCGATCATTGGCGCAATCTCACTTTGTGCCCGCCGCGGGATCATTATCAAGAATCCGGTCGTGCTCGAAACCATCGCAACTTGTCGCACGGCCATCTTCGACAAGACCGGAACACTGACGTACGGTCGACCTCGCCTGACCGATCAGATCGTGACTTCAGACTTCGATCAGACCGAGATTCTGGGACTCGTCGCCAGCCTGGAACGCTACTCGAAGCACCCGCTCGCACTGGCGATTGTCGCCGCCGCCGAAGCCAAGAACATTTCACTTCAAGACGTGGCCGAGATCAGTGAACCGCCAGGGCAGGGGATGCGCGGTACGGTCGACGGCCATACGGTCCGAATCACCAGCCGTGGTGCACTCGCCAAAGCCCCGACGGCGGGAACGGATCAACTTCCTCCGCATGCTGGGGGCCTCGAGTGCGTTGTACTCATTAATGAGCGTTACGTCGCGTTGTACCGGTTCCGTGACGAACCCCGCATCGAAGGCGTCTCGTTCATCAAACACCTTCGACCTCGACACCATATTGACCGTATCATGATCGTCTCGGGAGATCGCGAGTCTGAAGTGCGCTATTTGGCCGAACAGATTGGGATCAGTGAGATCTACGCCCAGAAGACACCGGAAGAGAAAGTGACAATTGTTCGCGCCGAGACAGCCAAAGCACGAACTCTGTATGTGGGCGATGGGATCAATGATGCCCCCGCGTTGATGTCAGCGACGGTTGGCGTGGCCATCGGGCAGAATAGCGATATCACGACCGAGTCGGCAGGTGTTGTCATCCTCGACAGTTCGCTGGAGAAAGTTGATGAGTTCATGCACATTAGCGCGCGGATGCGACGGATCGCGCTGCAGAGCGCTCTGGGAGGCATGGCGCTGAGTATTGTGGGTATGGGCTTTGCCAGCGTCGGTCTGCTGTCCCCTGTCGCCGGCGCATTGTCGCAAGAGATCATCGATGTTCTGGCAGTCTTCAACGCGCTCAGAACGGCACTTCGCCCGAAAGAGCTGACAGATTTTAGCCCGCAGAACACGACCTCCGGCCAGAAACACCAATGAAGCCAAACGAACATCCAACAGCCGGACCCATTCTCAAACGGTATCCGACACGTTGTATCCATCTTTAAGAAAATGCACGACGTGTTTCACGACCTCTTTGGCGATCAGGATTCGGCGATGTCCGAAACGTTCGGTGACGACGAGCGTCGCTCGCGGCCATGCGGCCACGAGCGCAAGGGCATCTTCCAGCGGAATGTCGTCGTCGCCACGATCATGAATGATGAGCGCCGGTTGTTTTAGGTCAACAGCGACGTGAGCCAAATCCAAGCTTTTGAGAGGGACTTCTGTCCGTTCAGCGACCAACCGCACGAATGTCGGGATTTCATCTTCGGACATTCCATGGTGCCGGCCCCAGCGTTCAATGACAGCCGTCAGAGACGCGGGACCGCTGATCAGTACGGCACGTTCCGCGTCTAAGCCAAGATGGAGCGCGAACGCAGCGGCTGCCGCTCCAAACGAATGCCCAACCACACCGGACAGAGGACCGATTTCACGTCCGACGCCGGCAAGAGCCTGCGCGTAATCAAAAACAGAGACCTGGGTTCCAGGCGAGTCTGCATGTGCGGGCGCATCGACCGCAATCACTCGAAAACCTGTTTCGATCAAGGAGGGTACGAATGCACCCCAATGAGTTCTTCGACTTTCCCAACCGTGCGCAAGCAAGATGGTGGGACCAGTTCCCCACGCGGTCGCGGCAAGGCCGCAGCTCAAGTTGAGTCCCATACCGCGCCGCAACAACTCTTCATCCCGAGGTGTCGGCGGAAGCGATCGAGGCGTCAGAAACTGTGTCACGGCTTGCTGCAAATGGCTCTGATGTCCATGCTTTCCCGTTTCGTTGGTTTGTACGTACATCGAACTCCATTCTGATGATCATCGATCTGAATCACTATCGGTTTATGCTGATGCCTACGATGGAAAACACTTTCCAAAGGCAGCGAGCAATCGGGGCGATCCCTTGATTCGAATCCTGCGCGTCAGCAATGCCCATAGAAGGCTGCGTTCTTTTGCGAGAAAGCCAAGCCAAGTCTCGCTGTCGGCAGAGACACGCAGATCCGCCTCGCCGAGATGCCCTTCTTGGACAGTCAGCTTGCCGTCCCGAATTTCGATCGTGGCTTGACGCGGTTCCTTGCCGTGAAACGTAAAATGGTAGACAGCCGCTAGGCCCTTGGACTGTCCCGGTTGAAACGAGAGGGATACCCCACGCATGAACGCGGAAATTGTACGCACCCTCACACCATTTCCAACCCGCTTGATCTTCTTCTTCGGAAAGCGCCGGGCGACGTGCGATTCCGCATCGGAACCGGGAACGACGTAGATCGTTTCCTCTTTCTCCATCAGCGGTCGAACAACCTCTTTCAGAAATTCGGCTTTGTCGGAAAGATAGGGACCGATGACATCTTCGCCCGCGGGGCAGACGGACAGGCAGTAGGCCGCTTTGTAGTTTGGTCCGAATGCAAGCGATTGCCACATCGAAGCCGTCTCCGTATCGCTGACCTTGCTTCGGTACGCGCGACGATCCTTTCCATCAACCACGTTCTCGATCCAATCGCTGAAACCGCCCATGAACTCTTTGTAGTTGTGAGTCATGCAGTTTGAGAAATTGAAATCTCCGTTGGGTGAGATCGCACCGACAGGACATGCGGCCACGCAAAGCTTGCACTCCAGACACGGATTGTACGAAATTGGTTGATCGTAGGCCGTGGCTTCGGCATCAATCAGGACAGTTCCCAGCAGGATGAAATTGCCAAACTTCGGATGAATCACATTGCGATGAATGCCCATCATCCCCATCCCTGCGGCAACGGCGACCGGCTTGTGAGACACCACCCAGATTTTCTCGCCGGGAAACCGATCCATCTCCATCGGAAAACCCATGGCGGGATTCATGGCACGCACGCCCTGACGTTCCAAGGTTGCGACGACAGTGCGCGCGACGTCATTGACCTGAT from Schlesneria paludicola DSM 18645 carries:
- a CDS encoding cation-translocating P-type ATPase; its protein translation is MNDTSSNLSEVAPSGDQPRIDQHAISWHTLTAIETSQALNVDNKLGLTHENAKHRHQQYGSNTLAHAQQRTAMTIFLSQFRSLIMLLLFIAAVIALAMGEGIEAAAILVVILLNAGIGFLTEWKAHQALSALQKQSVRVAHVIRDGTETEIPASELVPGDLVTIAAGERVPADGRIIECARLQVVEAALTGESLAVTKTPDPILDKDASLGDRLNMAFLGTTITDGRGRMLVTSTGARTEMGKIGMLIDEAISPETPLEQKLARLGRLLIVLVSVLCAVIVVAGWLRGLEDFWHMLEVGISLAIAAVPEGLPAVTTMTLALGMQRMARMRALVRRLPAVETLGSVTVICTDKTGTLTQNEMTVCVFALDDCDVKVTGAGYAPIGTFQLAGKEIVARSDERLSLALRIGSLCNDAKMDRAHGDDAVLGDPTEAALIVVAEKAGLNQANLAREFPRISEVPFDSTTKQMVTVHTTADGHKIAFLKGSPGTLIAASTSQVGISGSVPLTSNARQRWEETNVRMAGEALRVLGLAFRELPDTFDEAELTRDLTFVGLVGMSDPLREQALSAITTCRQAGIRTVMITGDQQATAAEIARQLGIDHDLDGRPLRVVHGRELTGLDAAGWQKMVTEAAVFARVSPEHKLLIVEALQQQKQVVAMTGDGVNDAPALKKADIGIAMGQSGTDVAKENADLVITDDNFASIVSAVEQGRVIYGNIQRFLHYLLSCNFSEIMTVFFALMIGWPLPLAALQILWLNLITDVFPAFALALEPSAPDVMKRRPRDPEESLLSVPFIGLLVWQGMLLTGVTLLAFGIGMSWHGIDKDGSGAATTIAFMTLALSQVFHVFNARSQHRSAFTGRLFTNGWLWLAVAICLILQFSAIYLPPLQRVLHTVNLSLADLGLIAVCSLLPVAVVELVKTIQRFVARSAHP
- a CDS encoding heavy metal translocating P-type ATPase, giving the protein MDSVLKQDSISEWKQFWKARSMLVIAIMALSGILLHLLFRYGMGLETFIYDLPLWTVLILGGIPLIYGLLKKVIKLEFGSDLLAGLSIATAVLLGEYLAGAIVVLMLSGGEALESYAIRSASSVLQALAKRMPSVCHRRQDGQLQDVALSEVVVGDILVLFPHDICPVDGVVTEGRGIMDEAFLTGEPFQISKTPGSEVISGAINGEAALTIRATRPATDSRYAKIMQVMRSAEQNRPRMRRLGDTLGAFYTPFAVLIALFAWAISGQSQRFLAVLVVATPCPLLIGIPVAIIGAISLCARRGIIIKNPVVLETIATCRTAIFDKTGTLTYGRPRLTDQIVTSDFDQTEILGLVASLERYSKHPLALAIVAAAEAKNISLQDVAEISEPPGQGMRGTVDGHTVRITSRGALAKAPTAGTDQLPPHAGGLECVVLINERYVALYRFRDEPRIEGVSFIKHLRPRHHIDRIMIVSGDRESEVRYLAEQIGISEIYAQKTPEEKVTIVRAETAKARTLYVGDGINDAPALMSATVGVAIGQNSDITTESAGVVILDSSLEKVDEFMHISARMRRIALQSALGGMALSIVGMGFASVGLLSPVAGALSQEIIDVLAVFNALRTALRPKELTDFSPQNTTSGQKHQ
- a CDS encoding alpha/beta fold hydrolase, producing the protein MYVQTNETGKHGHQSHLQQAVTQFLTPRSLPPTPRDEELLRRGMGLNLSCGLAATAWGTGPTILLAHGWESRRTHWGAFVPSLIETGFRVIAVDAPAHADSPGTQVSVFDYAQALAGVGREIGPLSGVVGHSFGAAAAAFALHLGLDAERAVLISGPASLTAVIERWGRHHGMSEDEIPTFVRLVAERTEVPLKSLDLAHVAVDLKQPALIIHDRGDDDIPLEDALALVAAWPRATLVVTERFGHRRILIAKEVVKHVVHFLKDGYNVSDTV
- a CDS encoding SCP2 sterol-binding domain-containing protein, which produces MAQAQISPERPSIPKLDAAWLRQLALNCGADDAGLIEITRPALDDQRADILRAYPRAKTLLSFVCRMNREPIRSPARSVANLEFHHTGDQVNDVARTVVATLERQGVRAMNPAMGFPMEMDRFPGEKIWVVSHKPVAVAAGMGMMGIHRNVIHPKFGNFILLGTVLIDAEATAYDQPISYNPCLECKLCVAACPVGAISPNGDFNFSNCMTHNYKEFMGGFSDWIENVVDGKDRRAYRSKVSDTETASMWQSLAFGPNYKAAYCLSVCPAGEDVIGPYLSDKAEFLKEVVRPLMEKEETIYVVPGSDAESHVARRFPKKKIKRVGNGVRVRTISAFMRGVSLSFQPGQSKGLAAVYHFTFHGKEPRQATIEIRDGKLTVQEGHLGEADLRVSADSETWLGFLAKERSLLWALLTRRIRIKGSPRLLAAFGKCFPS